The Nitrospira sp. KM1 genome includes a window with the following:
- a CDS encoding FAD-dependent oxidoreductase, with protein MKRGSGSTTSVWMSRGGIPSRPALTTDVTADVCVIGAGIAGISTAYMLELEGRSVVVLDDGPIAGGESSRTTAHLVTALDTRYTELERMHGEQGARIAAESHSAAIDCIEANVHRENIECDFERVNGYLIVPPGDPPDVLEEELKAAHRAGLQPVRFVERAPLDRFETGQCLEFPRQGQFHPLKYIQGLAGAIEARGGKIFNNSHANAIECGERCRVGTSEGPSVTANAVIVATNTPVNTWVAIHTKQAAYRTYVIGARIPQQAATKALYWDTESPYHYVRICGMDDHAIVIIGGEDHKTGQADNTEERFDRLEAWMRERFPAAESIVFQWSGQVMEPVDGLSYIGHSPGEQNIYVATGDSGNGMTHGTIASILLTDLIMGRPNQWATLYDPSRISLMAAGDFAKENLNVIAQFGSYGTPGDIDQTRELLRGSGALIRRGLKKVAVYRDSHGTLHRCSAVCPHLGCIVQWNGTEKTWDCPCHGSRFDPYGKVLNGPANADLSAAD; from the coding sequence ATGAAGAGGGGATCCGGATCAACAACGTCGGTGTGGATGAGCAGGGGCGGCATCCCGTCAAGACCTGCTTTGACTACGGACGTCACGGCAGATGTCTGTGTCATCGGGGCTGGAATCGCCGGCATATCGACGGCATATATGCTGGAACTGGAGGGTCGATCCGTCGTCGTTCTCGACGACGGTCCCATTGCCGGAGGGGAATCGTCACGAACCACCGCGCATCTGGTCACAGCTCTCGACACCCGCTATACGGAACTCGAGCGCATGCATGGCGAGCAGGGAGCAAGGATCGCCGCGGAGAGCCATTCGGCCGCCATCGATTGCATTGAAGCCAATGTGCATCGAGAGAACATCGAGTGCGATTTCGAGCGTGTAAACGGCTACCTGATCGTACCTCCGGGAGATCCCCCCGATGTGCTCGAAGAGGAATTGAAAGCAGCCCACCGGGCCGGTTTGCAGCCGGTACGTTTCGTCGAGCGAGCCCCGCTCGACAGGTTTGAGACGGGGCAGTGCCTCGAATTTCCTCGTCAGGGACAATTCCATCCGCTCAAATATATCCAGGGATTGGCCGGCGCCATCGAAGCGAGAGGGGGGAAAATTTTCAACAATAGCCACGCAAACGCCATCGAATGCGGAGAACGATGCCGCGTGGGCACGTCTGAAGGGCCAAGCGTGACGGCGAATGCGGTGATCGTGGCGACCAACACTCCCGTGAACACCTGGGTGGCCATCCACACGAAGCAGGCCGCATACCGCACTTATGTCATCGGCGCCCGCATCCCTCAACAGGCGGCCACCAAAGCACTCTACTGGGACACGGAATCACCGTATCATTATGTGCGTATCTGCGGGATGGACGACCATGCGATCGTGATCATCGGAGGGGAAGATCATAAGACGGGGCAGGCCGACAACACGGAGGAGCGTTTCGATCGCTTGGAAGCTTGGATGCGGGAGCGGTTCCCTGCCGCAGAATCGATCGTCTTTCAGTGGTCCGGCCAGGTGATGGAGCCGGTCGACGGTCTTTCTTATATCGGGCATAGTCCCGGAGAACAGAATATCTACGTGGCGACCGGGGATTCAGGTAATGGCATGACGCACGGCACGATTGCGAGCATATTACTGACCGATCTGATTATGGGCCGTCCCAATCAATGGGCCACCCTCTACGATCCGTCGCGCATCTCTCTCATGGCCGCCGGAGATTTTGCCAAGGAAAATCTCAATGTCATAGCCCAATTCGGATCGTACGGCACCCCGGGCGACATCGATCAAACGCGCGAACTTCTGCGCGGCTCGGGCGCCTTGATCCGGCGGGGATTGAAAAAGGTGGCCGTCTACCGCGATAGCCACGGGACGTTACATCGATGCTCGGCGGTGTGCCCGCATCTCGGTTGTATCGTCCAATGGAATGGCACCGAAAAGACGTGGGATTGCCCCTGCCACGGATCGCGCTTCGATCCGTACGGGAAGGTGCTGAACGGGCCGGCGAATGCGGATTTGAGTGCCGCGGATTGA
- a CDS encoding DUF748 domain-containing protein: MKRHPYLALAIAVLAFLIIIVGAGVWLGKEPLRRSLESRLNDQVEGYRFVIGGLDLHPIPFSVRLRDIAVKLSEQPELSVAVVPSMVIGVNVLPLLTGTIEAQVELDSPVLSLTREQIKAIERNSSKEDLKEETQAWQDRVRNATGFKVALLVTNGRVTYEGTPSPIRVQHADLKVENITNRPSDGQSRPSSIRLSAKVFDRARLEVEGDADFLAVPLPHVEARVDLKQLQLDDLKPNLEKYHVRVHGGILSVNGRMQYAGQDVLLAAEQFHVENTKIDYLHASAAEAQEKRQLKRVAEEAKEIHQSHTIIVKIQQGSITQSEIGFTNHGAEPQYRSTLTNMDVEINNMTNRPEEGIGDVSIKGNFMGSGPTVIKASFRPEKPRPDFALTVKITKTDVTKLNPLLRAYGRVDVTKGTFAFFSQIEVKNNEIRGYVKPFLKDVEVYDPMQDKDKALGQRLYEAVVGEIVNLLKNVPREQVATKTDVSGPVGNPRANTWDIIENLVQNAFFKAILPGFEKSVT; the protein is encoded by the coding sequence ATGAAGCGACATCCATATCTGGCGCTGGCGATTGCCGTCCTGGCATTTCTGATCATCATCGTGGGAGCCGGCGTCTGGTTGGGGAAAGAACCTCTTCGCCGGTCGCTGGAGTCCAGATTGAATGATCAGGTCGAAGGATATCGGTTCGTCATTGGGGGACTCGACCTGCATCCTATCCCGTTCTCCGTGCGATTGAGGGATATCGCCGTCAAGTTGTCTGAACAACCGGAGCTTTCTGTGGCGGTGGTCCCGTCCATGGTCATCGGTGTCAACGTGCTACCGTTGTTGACCGGAACCATTGAGGCACAGGTCGAGCTGGATAGCCCGGTGTTGTCGCTGACTCGCGAGCAAATCAAAGCGATTGAAAGAAACAGCTCGAAGGAGGATCTGAAGGAGGAGACACAGGCGTGGCAAGACCGAGTCAGGAATGCGACGGGTTTTAAGGTCGCCCTTCTCGTCACAAACGGACGGGTCACGTATGAGGGAACGCCCTCACCAATTCGTGTACAGCACGCCGACTTGAAGGTGGAGAATATCACGAATCGTCCATCGGATGGCCAGTCCCGTCCGTCGTCGATTCGCCTCTCCGCCAAGGTGTTCGACAGGGCGCGGCTGGAGGTGGAGGGAGATGCGGATTTCCTGGCGGTTCCTCTTCCTCATGTCGAGGCCCGGGTCGATCTGAAGCAACTGCAATTGGACGATCTCAAGCCCAATCTGGAGAAGTATCACGTTCGAGTCCACGGGGGCATACTATCTGTCAACGGACGAATGCAGTATGCGGGTCAGGACGTGCTGTTGGCAGCGGAACAATTTCATGTCGAAAACACCAAGATTGATTATCTTCATGCCTCAGCGGCTGAGGCGCAGGAAAAGCGTCAGCTGAAACGGGTGGCCGAAGAGGCAAAAGAAATCCATCAAAGCCATACCATAATTGTAAAAATTCAACAGGGCAGCATTACGCAGAGCGAGATAGGTTTCACGAATCACGGAGCCGAGCCTCAATATCGTTCCACCTTGACCAATATGGATGTCGAGATCAACAACATGACGAATCGTCCGGAGGAAGGTATCGGAGACGTCAGCATTAAGGGAAACTTCATGGGAAGCGGACCGACGGTGATCAAGGCGTCGTTTCGGCCGGAGAAACCGCGGCCGGATTTTGCCCTTACCGTGAAAATCACCAAGACCGATGTGACGAAGCTCAATCCATTGCTGCGGGCATACGGTCGCGTCGATGTGACCAAGGGGACCTTCGCCTTCTTCAGTCAGATCGAAGTGAAGAATAATGAGATTCGAGGATACGTGAAACCCTTCTTGAAAGACGTCGAGGTTTACGATCCCATGCAGGACAAGGACAAGGCTCTCGGTCAGAGACTGTATGAAGCGGTCGTGGGTGAAATCGTGAATCTCTTGAAGAATGTTCCTCGAGAGCAGGTGGCCACCAAGACCGACGTATCGGGTCCGGTCGGAAATCCGAGGGCAAACACCTGGGATATCATCGAAAATCTTGTACAGAACGCCTTCTTCAAGGCCATTCTCCCAGGATTTGAGAAGAGCGTGACGTAA
- a CDS encoding response regulator: MPTILVIDDEAPVRTLLRTVLERLGYDVREASNGRAALALCRVQAIDLVITDIFMPDLNGLETISRLTHEFLNVKVIAITGAQGDPHMLEQARLLGARHTLVKPFSLPQLVSTVSYELALTDSLLPGDLLHDTTCE; the protein is encoded by the coding sequence ATGCCCACGATCTTGGTTATCGATGACGAGGCTCCGGTCCGCACATTGTTGCGGACGGTATTGGAAAGGCTCGGATACGACGTCAGGGAGGCCTCGAACGGCCGGGCTGCGTTGGCCCTCTGCCGGGTGCAAGCGATCGATCTCGTCATTACCGACATTTTCATGCCGGACCTGAACGGGTTGGAAACAATCAGCCGATTAACCCACGAGTTCCTCAATGTAAAGGTGATTGCCATCACCGGTGCGCAAGGCGACCCCCACATGCTTGAACAGGCGAGGCTTCTAGGTGCCCGCCATACTTTGGTCAAGCCGTTCAGTTTGCCGCAACTCGTCAGCACCGTCAGCTATGAGCTGGCTCTCACAGATTCCCTCCTGCCCGGCGACCTCCTGCACGATACAACCTGCGAGTGA
- a CDS encoding marine proteobacterial sortase target protein — MTQTTIGRRISLLHLCALATLFSFFSFAGGLPLLLACGEKPAPSPATTWVGLKDVTQGSLLFKTAESGRYIPAPALQTDAEITITGIVSRTKLKQEFINSSRNKDDWAEGIYVFPLPETAAVDHLRMKVGDRTIEGQIKERAEAKKIYDRAKQVGKRASLVEQERPNVFTTSVANIAPGDRITVEIEYQETVRYDQGTYSIRFPMVVGPRYIPGTPVVAEDQLSGPDWSSDTDRVPDASRITPPLAHPQQGPLNPVNLTIDLAAGFPLGKIESPYHDILDISDPDGRRHITLRNEDEPANRDFVLKWEPSRGISPTATAFQQLHNGGSYSLLMLSPPASPDMPVARQPREAIFVIDTSGSMAGTSIEQARAALLLALTRLTTQDRFNVIQFNSVTRVLFSQAQPVNTATIRKAVRYVERLHANGGTEILPAIKMALKGAAPPTHLRQVIFLTDGQVGNENELFEIIRSRLGGSRLFTIGIGSAPNSHFMRKAAEFGRGTFMHIGSVNEVKTQMDAMFRKLERPVLTGLQVEGLDEGAEMFPTRVPDLYDGEPIVVAVRSTVVPAALTFRGSIGGKPWFSTVPLRDSPSRDGMSVFWARRKIDWLMDQQRNDQNDDSAVRQAVTDVALAHHLAGKYTSLVAVDTDPVRPTDKSLINHAIKTNLPDGQVYEALFGLPRTAAGWQFQLMAGMAMLSAAGLLWMYGAAQVRLRP, encoded by the coding sequence ATGACACAGACGACAATCGGCCGACGCATCTCCCTTCTTCATCTGTGCGCGCTTGCCACACTCTTCTCCTTCTTCTCTTTCGCGGGAGGTCTGCCTCTGTTACTTGCTTGCGGGGAAAAACCCGCGCCATCTCCCGCCACAACCTGGGTAGGGCTGAAAGACGTGACGCAGGGAAGCCTGCTGTTTAAAACAGCCGAATCCGGCCGGTACATCCCCGCTCCGGCGCTCCAAACGGACGCCGAGATTACGATCACAGGCATCGTCTCTCGAACAAAACTCAAGCAGGAGTTTATAAACTCGAGCCGTAACAAGGATGATTGGGCGGAGGGTATCTACGTCTTCCCTCTCCCGGAAACCGCCGCTGTGGACCACCTTCGCATGAAGGTCGGCGATCGAACCATCGAGGGACAGATCAAGGAACGGGCCGAGGCCAAGAAGATCTATGACCGGGCAAAACAAGTAGGGAAGCGTGCCAGCCTCGTCGAGCAGGAGCGCCCGAATGTCTTCACGACGTCCGTGGCAAATATCGCACCGGGCGACCGGATCACCGTCGAGATCGAGTACCAGGAAACCGTCCGCTACGATCAGGGTACCTATTCGATCCGTTTCCCGATGGTCGTGGGGCCGCGGTATATTCCGGGCACGCCGGTTGTCGCGGAAGATCAACTATCCGGACCGGATTGGTCGTCCGACACCGATCGAGTTCCTGATGCTTCGCGCATCACGCCGCCGCTTGCACATCCTCAACAAGGGCCTCTCAATCCCGTCAACCTGACGATCGACCTGGCAGCGGGGTTTCCGCTCGGGAAGATCGAATCGCCCTATCATGACATTCTCGACATTTCAGACCCGGATGGCCGCCGCCATATCACCCTGCGGAACGAGGACGAACCGGCGAATCGGGATTTCGTCTTGAAATGGGAGCCGTCTCGCGGCATATCACCGACTGCGACCGCCTTTCAGCAGCTTCATAACGGCGGTTCTTATTCGTTGCTGATGCTCTCCCCTCCGGCGTCTCCGGATATGCCCGTCGCGCGACAGCCACGGGAAGCCATCTTTGTCATCGACACATCCGGTTCGATGGCCGGTACCTCCATCGAGCAGGCCAGGGCAGCACTGCTTTTGGCGCTGACGCGGCTTACGACGCAAGACCGCTTCAACGTGATCCAGTTCAACAGCGTCACCCGTGTGCTGTTCTCGCAGGCGCAGCCCGTGAACACCGCCACGATCCGGAAAGCGGTGCGCTATGTCGAACGGCTGCACGCCAATGGGGGAACGGAAATTCTCCCCGCAATCAAGATGGCGCTCAAAGGCGCCGCGCCTCCGACGCACCTGAGACAGGTCATATTTCTCACGGACGGACAGGTCGGAAACGAGAATGAGTTGTTCGAGATCATCCGCAGCCGGCTCGGCGGAAGCCGCCTGTTCACGATCGGCATCGGTTCGGCGCCCAACAGCCACTTCATGCGGAAGGCGGCGGAATTCGGGCGGGGCACCTTCATGCACATCGGGAGCGTCAATGAGGTGAAGACGCAGATGGATGCCATGTTTCGCAAGTTGGAACGTCCGGTCCTGACAGGTCTTCAGGTCGAAGGACTGGATGAGGGCGCCGAGATGTTTCCAACGAGAGTTCCTGATCTCTATGACGGCGAGCCAATCGTCGTGGCGGTCAGGAGCACGGTCGTCCCGGCCGCACTGACCTTTCGAGGTTCGATTGGAGGCAAGCCGTGGTTCAGCACCGTGCCATTGAGAGATAGCCCGTCGAGGGACGGAATGTCCGTGTTCTGGGCACGCCGGAAAATCGACTGGCTCATGGATCAGCAGCGGAACGATCAGAACGACGACTCAGCGGTCAGACAGGCCGTTACCGATGTGGCGTTGGCGCATCATCTCGCCGGCAAGTACACGAGTCTCGTGGCGGTCGATACGGATCCGGTGCGGCCGACGGATAAGAGCCTGATCAACCATGCGATCAAGACCAATCTGCCGGATGGGCAAGTTTATGAAGCCCTGTTCGGATTACCGAGAACGGCCGCCGGCTGGCAATTCCAGCTCATGGCCGGGATGGCCATGCTCTCGGCCGCAGGGCTGTTGTGGATGTACGGAGCCGCACAGGTACGGCTGCGACCGTGA
- a CDS encoding response regulator transcription factor, giving the protein MSTPVQSGPEALETAPNYASLNSKTAAADGKVNESEPRKPQRVLLVDDHAIARNLLRILLEEHPDFEVVGEASDGEEAIALTDLYRPDIVLMDIQLPRLSGVEATRRLHQQWPHTAIVGVSSQYTPTGYNAMIAAGAVAFVCKEDAVGALYKTIEFSIRYNPHVSRAVNSSPSQEMMPADVRNPLSELPMS; this is encoded by the coding sequence ATGAGCACCCCAGTGCAATCCGGACCTGAAGCGCTCGAAACGGCTCCCAACTATGCGTCACTGAATTCGAAGACGGCGGCGGCCGACGGGAAAGTGAACGAATCTGAACCCCGGAAACCGCAGCGTGTTCTTCTTGTCGATGATCACGCGATTGCTCGAAATCTTCTTCGAATCCTGTTGGAAGAGCATCCCGATTTCGAAGTGGTCGGAGAGGCTTCCGATGGGGAGGAGGCGATCGCCCTGACCGATTTGTATAGACCTGACATCGTGCTCATGGATATCCAGCTCCCTCGCCTCAGCGGCGTAGAAGCGACACGCCGCCTGCACCAGCAGTGGCCCCACACCGCGATCGTGGGCGTTTCCAGTCAATACACGCCAACCGGATACAATGCGATGATTGCCGCAGGAGCCGTGGCGTTTGTGTGCAAGGAGGACGCGGTGGGCGCCCTGTACAAGACCATCGAATTCTCCATCCGTTACAACCCGCATGTCAGCCGTGCCGTCAATTCCTCACCGTCACAAGAAATGATGCCTGCGGACGTGCGGAATCCCCTCTCCGAACTTCCGATGTCATAG
- a CDS encoding bifunctional 2-polyprenyl-6-hydroxyphenol methylase/3-demethylubiquinol 3-O-methyltransferase UbiG, translated as MNSSAEQETEEAVVSRQAVGLSPPSAPEGGRSGCLFCDELGKRVVCSIEAMVDQKDFLERFYRERWRVQDEASASDRLSFTHKPAWEIRACVSCGLLSRVPEPDYESVTNAYINETYDQSYLRSELATQRLWFRSKVPTLMRYLLPVSRRRIPRVLEVGSFVGGFLAEGLAAGWDMLGVDPGRDVVSFCRAQGLPVLRGTIPEAKLAVEFDAAAIWNTFDQVASPDELLGYVAPLLRPGGILVIRIPNGSCFDCAMNVRMTASKVKRSVIDVALAWNNLLTFPYLYGYSVEHIVGLTRRHGFRLKSFHPDTLASAPQGHLKRWAAVEEATVQWLVRLLTSSSGATRMAPWLDLYFERDALIGHGPKQLPLEPRW; from the coding sequence GTGAACTCGTCAGCCGAGCAAGAGACTGAAGAGGCCGTCGTATCCCGGCAAGCGGTGGGTCTCAGTCCGCCATCTGCACCAGAGGGCGGCCGCAGCGGGTGTTTGTTCTGCGATGAGTTGGGAAAGCGGGTGGTGTGCTCGATCGAAGCCATGGTGGACCAAAAGGATTTTCTTGAACGGTTCTACCGTGAGCGGTGGCGCGTACAGGATGAAGCGAGCGCTTCCGATAGGCTGTCCTTTACGCACAAACCGGCCTGGGAAATCAGGGCCTGCGTGAGCTGTGGACTCCTGAGCAGGGTACCCGAGCCGGACTATGAATCGGTCACGAATGCCTATATCAATGAAACGTACGATCAGTCCTATTTGCGGAGTGAATTGGCCACCCAGCGCCTCTGGTTTCGATCCAAAGTCCCCACATTAATGCGATATCTCCTCCCAGTGTCACGACGCCGGATTCCAAGAGTCTTGGAAGTCGGCAGTTTTGTCGGGGGATTTCTCGCAGAAGGCTTGGCCGCTGGATGGGACATGCTGGGCGTGGACCCAGGCCGCGACGTCGTATCGTTCTGCCGAGCGCAGGGGCTGCCGGTTCTGAGAGGGACCATCCCCGAAGCAAAGCTCGCCGTCGAGTTTGACGCCGCTGCCATATGGAATACGTTCGATCAGGTGGCGAGTCCTGATGAGTTGTTGGGTTATGTGGCGCCCCTGCTGCGGCCCGGCGGAATCTTGGTGATTCGAATTCCGAACGGTTCATGTTTCGATTGTGCCATGAATGTGCGAATGACGGCATCCAAAGTGAAGCGTTCTGTCATTGATGTGGCATTGGCGTGGAATAATTTGTTGACTTTCCCATATCTGTACGGCTACTCGGTCGAACACATCGTCGGTTTGACCCGCCGCCACGGGTTTAGGTTGAAATCGTTTCATCCCGACACATTGGCATCCGCCCCTCAGGGTCATTTGAAGCGTTGGGCTGCGGTTGAAGAGGCGACCGTGCAATGGTTGGTCCGGCTGCTCACATCGTCCAGCGGGGCGACAAGGATGGCGCCTTGGCTTGATTTGTACTTTGAAAGGGATGCGTTGATCGGCCACGGACCCAAGCAGCTTCCGCTGGAGCCACGATGGTGA
- a CDS encoding OmpA family protein — protein MTTVSRNNIQVGRFNPKTSTEHERLNERGGFIMQKGPSQVTSGNIAPAISAPKKDKDVFVVSGLVVSLAALIGGLWYYSSIEQTTAAVPDRLSGAEVRDALKSNAQPQAIAVSLSSAKEQETGIAINTPGIIHNDIYFEVGRKGLTDEAKSIVQQQAAMLRNDGDLGVLVQGYTDRQGSASYNMMLGMKRAETVKMELVNAGVAEHQIKTVSLGKDGVLCIDNSDLCRQMNRRVHLEIRSIGQEHMTPPVMAETPEPADTTASAQATAAASETSDNVGSVIDSETSPAAAQQDDPNHTALEPASGS, from the coding sequence GTGACCACAGTAAGCCGCAACAACATCCAGGTCGGCCGGTTCAATCCAAAAACGTCTACTGAACATGAACGGTTGAATGAACGAGGAGGATTCATCATGCAGAAAGGTCCATCACAGGTGACATCAGGAAACATCGCTCCGGCCATTTCGGCACCCAAGAAGGACAAAGATGTGTTTGTCGTATCGGGACTCGTCGTAAGCCTGGCGGCGCTCATCGGGGGGCTCTGGTACTACAGTTCGATCGAGCAGACGACCGCAGCAGTTCCCGACCGGCTGTCGGGAGCCGAGGTCAGGGATGCCTTGAAGAGCAATGCTCAACCTCAGGCAATCGCGGTTTCCCTTTCTTCGGCAAAGGAACAGGAAACCGGGATCGCGATCAACACCCCGGGTATCATTCACAACGATATCTATTTCGAAGTCGGCCGCAAAGGTCTGACGGACGAAGCCAAGTCGATCGTTCAGCAGCAGGCTGCCATGCTCAGGAATGACGGAGACCTCGGCGTGCTCGTGCAGGGCTACACCGACCGCCAGGGCTCGGCAAGCTATAACATGATGCTCGGCATGAAACGGGCGGAAACAGTCAAGATGGAATTGGTGAATGCCGGGGTGGCGGAGCATCAAATCAAGACCGTCAGCCTCGGTAAGGACGGTGTATTGTGCATCGACAACAGCGACCTCTGCCGCCAGATGAACCGCCGCGTGCATCTCGAGATCAGATCAATCGGACAGGAGCACATGACCCCGCCGGTCATGGCTGAGACGCCTGAACCTGCCGATACCACCGCATCGGCTCAGGCAACTGCGGCCGCATCTGAAACTTCCGATAACGTGGGATCCGTCATCGATAGCGAAACTTCTCCAGCCGCCGCACAACAGGACGATCCGAACCACACCGCCCTCGAACCGGCATCCGGCAGCTAG
- a CDS encoding SRPBCC family protein — MSTIEKSIEVNVPVQTAYNQWTQFEEFPRFMEGVKQVKQIDDTHLYWKADIGGKEQEWQANITEQVPDKRIAWKSQGGASNAGVVTFHRLSDLKSKVMLQLEYEPQGIVEQAGDAVGVVTRRIEGDLERFKSYIESRGQETGAWRGTVKH, encoded by the coding sequence ATGTCAACGATTGAAAAGTCCATTGAGGTGAACGTACCGGTGCAGACCGCCTACAACCAGTGGACCCAATTCGAAGAATTCCCCAGATTTATGGAGGGTGTGAAACAGGTCAAGCAAATCGATGACACGCATCTCTATTGGAAGGCCGATATAGGAGGGAAAGAACAGGAATGGCAAGCCAACATCACCGAACAAGTGCCGGATAAACGGATTGCCTGGAAGAGTCAGGGAGGGGCGTCCAACGCCGGCGTGGTGACGTTCCATCGCCTGTCGGATTTGAAATCGAAGGTGATGCTGCAGCTCGAGTACGAGCCGCAGGGCATCGTGGAACAGGCCGGAGATGCCGTGGGGGTCGTCACGCGCCGAATCGAAGGCGACCTCGAGCGGTTTAAGAGCTACATTGAAAGCCGTGGTCAGGAAACCGGGGCATGGAGAGGAACCGTGAAGCACTGA
- a CDS encoding class GN sortase, with protein sequence MRRILAALVLSLAIIGSWQATEGAWMYAKAGLAQYLLQRAWSRSLAGERAVRPWPWADTWPIARLTVPSRHIDLIILNGAYGRTLAFGPGYLESSAFPGTNGTTVLTGHRDTHFGFLKDLHRGDRVILESTGGEIRSYQVMEHQILDQRTGRVGIERERSILILVTCYPFDSPSASGPLRYVVTAVAGKPP encoded by the coding sequence ATGCGACGTATCTTGGCTGCACTCGTTCTTAGCCTTGCCATCATCGGGTCGTGGCAGGCCACCGAAGGAGCCTGGATGTATGCGAAGGCCGGGCTCGCGCAGTATCTGCTGCAGCGAGCCTGGTCACGCAGTTTGGCAGGAGAGCGGGCCGTCAGACCCTGGCCTTGGGCAGACACTTGGCCGATTGCGAGGCTCACCGTTCCCTCACGCCACATCGATCTCATTATCCTCAACGGCGCCTACGGCCGCACGCTCGCTTTCGGCCCGGGTTACCTGGAATCCAGCGCGTTTCCCGGAACGAACGGCACCACGGTATTGACCGGCCACCGTGATACGCACTTCGGGTTCTTGAAGGATCTTCACAGGGGGGACAGGGTTATTCTTGAAAGCACCGGTGGGGAAATCCGTTCCTATCAGGTGATGGAACATCAGATCCTCGACCAGCGCACCGGGCGTGTGGGGATCGAGAGAGAACGATCGATCCTCATCCTCGTCACCTGCTATCCGTTCGACAGTCCGTCGGCAAGCGGGCCCTTGCGCTACGTCGTAACGGCTGTCGCCGGGAAACCTCCATGA